CCGGATCGCTCGTGATGGCGTGACGGCCGACGGCGTTGAACGCTATCCCCTGCGCGGAAAGCTGTGCACAGGATGCAACGGGAATCGCCGACCTGACCATCCCGGGATACCGGAGCGTCCACTCGAGCACCTGGAAACCGCCCATCGATCCGCCTGCCATCGAATAGAGCTTCGTGATGCCGAGATGGTCGATAAGCCGCTTCTGGGCATCCACCATGTCACCGATCGTGATAATGGGAAAATCGAGGCCGTACGGTTTTCCGGTCGCGGGATTCCTCGATCCCGGCCCGGTCGATCCTTTGCATCCGCCGATGATGTTCGAGCAGATAACCCAGTATTTCCGGGTATCGAATCCTTTTCCCGGCCCGATCATGCCGTCCCACCACCCCGTCCGGCGGTCACGGGGCTGATGGTATCCCGCAGCATGGGCGTCGCCTGACAGGGCATGGAGAATGAGGATGGCGTTCGAACGGTCGGCGTTCGGCTCCCCGTAGGTTTCGTATACGATATCTACCGGGCCGAGGGTTTCGCCCGATTCGAGCGTCATGGGATTATCGGCGGAACCGAAAGAAAATTTCTGCTCCTTCACAAGTCCGACTGAATTCTTTTCCATGAACCGGTCAGCTCCTCACATACAGCATTTCATCACTCACATGCCCATCGTTCGACAGGACGGCTTCACCAATCGAGAGAATTGCTCATCACGTACAACCGACACTCATCGTGAGCGCACGGTCAAGATCGCCGATGATATCGTCGACATCCTCGATACCGATGCTCAGGCGAATGAAATCCGGAGTCACTCCGGCCGCGAGCTGTTCTTCTTCCGTGAGCTGCTCGTGCGTTGTAGTCGCGGGATGGATCACGAGGCTTTTTGCGTCGCCGATGTTGGCAAGATGACTGAACAGCCTGACTCCCTCGATAAACTTCACCGCTGACTGCTTTCCGCCCCTTATACCGAACCCGATGAGCGCGCCCTGGCCGTTGGAAAGATACTTGTCCCTGAGATGGTATGTCGGCGATGATTCGAGCCCGGGATACCGCACCCATGTCACGCAGGAATGCCCTTCGAGGAACCGCGCCACCTTCAGCGCATTTTCGGAGTGACGTTCCATCCTGAGGTGAAGTGTTTCGAGCCCCTGAAGAAACATCCACGAGTTGAACGGGCTCAGCGCCGGGCCCATATCACGGAGTCCGATAACCCGTGCCCTGATGATAAACGCCAGATTTCCGAAGGTTTCCACAAACTTCAAGCCATGGTAAGCGGGATCGGGCTGGACAAACGACGGAAACCGGCCGGAGCCGGCCCAGTCGAACGTCCCCGAATCGACAATCAGGCCGCCTATGGATGTGCCGTGGCCGCCGATGAATTTCGTTGCCGAATGAACCACGACCGCTGTGCCGAATTCGAACGGCCGTTCAAGATATGGCGTGGTGAAAGTGCTGTCCACTACGAGCGGTATACCGTGACGGCGCCC
The bacterium DNA segment above includes these coding regions:
- a CDS encoding homoserine O-acetyltransferase codes for the protein MEKNSVGLVKEQKFSFGSADNPMTLESGETLGPVDIVYETYGEPNADRSNAILILHALSGDAHAAGYHQPRDRRTGWWDGMIGPGKGFDTRKYWVICSNIIGGCKGSTGPGSRNPATGKPYGLDFPIITIGDMVDAQKRLIDHLGITKLYSMAGGSMGGFQVLEWTLRYPGMVRSAIPVASCAQLSAQGIAFNAVGRHAITSDPDWMGGHYYGTPGPLHGLAIARMVGHITYLSELSMDSKFGRRLQSGDRFSYDFTTEFAVESYLNYQGHRFTERFDANSYLYITKAMDYFDISRSYGPLTRAFADVLAKYLFVSYSSDWLFTTEQSREIVRALLANDKDVSFIEIDSSYGHDAFLIEEEQLTRIVTAFLDSVAK
- a CDS encoding O-acetylhomoserine aminocarboxypropyltransferase/cysteine synthase — translated: MDEHFKGFGTRAVHAGHTPDSTTHARAVPIYQTTSFLFDDTQHAADLFALRQFGNIYTRIMNPTSDALEQRIASLEGGVGALAVASGQAAETIALLTLAGAGDEIVSSTDLYGGTVSLFTHTFSKLGIKVTYVPPNDFDAWERAVTDKTKAFYTETIGNPKLEICDIEKITAIGRRHGIPLVVDSTFTTPYLERPFEFGTAVVVHSATKFIGGHGTSIGGLIVDSGTFDWAGSGRFPSFVQPDPAYHGLKFVETFGNLAFIIRARVIGLRDMGPALSPFNSWMFLQGLETLHLRMERHSENALKVARFLEGHSCVTWVRYPGLESSPTYHLRDKYLSNGQGALIGFGIRGGKQSAVKFIEGVRLFSHLANIGDAKSLVIHPATTTHEQLTEEEQLAAGVTPDFIRLSIGIEDVDDIIGDLDRALTMSVGCT